One window of the Labeo rohita strain BAU-BD-2019 chromosome 9, IGBB_LRoh.1.0, whole genome shotgun sequence genome contains the following:
- the LOC127171019 gene encoding activin receptor type-1C isoform X1 yields MSYLRCSEAALLLFMFVELTAALKCVCHLCVNHTCETEAEGACWNSVMLINGKEEAVKSCLSPSELKGQVFCYSSRNVSKRNCCFTDFCNNETLHLNPEPPPEGSGWSQLELAAVILVPSCLVCVGVILGMCAVQNLRCNHIKAHKQDPEEPLDDQTLVSPDKCLKELIYDMSTSGSGSGLPLLVQRTIARTIVLQESIGKGRFGEVWRGKWRGEDVAVKIFSSRDERSWFREAEIYQTIMLRHENILGFIAADNKDNGSWTQLWLVSEYHEHGSLFDYLNRYTVSVEGMIVLALSIASGIAHLHMEIIGTQGKPAIAHRDVKSKNILVKKNGTAVIADLGLAVKHDSNTNTIDIPINHRVGTKRYMAPEILDDSINMSSFESFKRADIYSLGLVFWELARRCSVQGIYEDFQLPYYDQVQSDPSVDDMRKVVCEQKLRPNIPNQWQSCEALRVMGKIMRECWYANPAARLTALRVKKTVSQVTVVKDVKE; encoded by the exons ccTTAAAGTGTGTGTGTCACTTATGTGTAAACCACACCTGCGAGACTGAGGCAGAAGGAGCATGTTGGAACTCAGTAATGCTCATAAATGGGAAGGAGGAGGCAGTGAAGTCTTGCCTGTCCCCATCAGAGCTCAAGGGTCAGGTGTTCTGCTACAGCTCCCGAAACGTCTCTAAACGCAACTGCTGCTTTACAGACTTCTGCAACAATGAGACGCTGCACCTGAATCCAG aGCCACCGCCTGAGGGATCTGGGTGGAGTCAGCTGGAACTAGCTGCCGTAATTCTTGTGCCATCGTGCCTGGTGTGTGTAGGTGTCATTCTGGGAATGTGTGCTGTACAAAATCTGCGATGCAACCACATCAAAGCCCACAAACAGGATCCAGAAGAACCCCTGGATGACCAGACTTTGGTGTCACCTGACAAATGCCTAAAAGAGCTTATCTATGACATGAGCACCTCTGGCTCGGGATCAG GATTGCCCCTACTGGTCCAGAGAACGATTGCTCGAACAATTGTCCTCCAGGAGAGTATTGGGAAGGGGCGCTTTGGGGAAGTGTGGAGGGGAAAATGGAGGGGGGAGGACGTCGCTGTGAAGATCTTCTCCTCACGAGATGAGCGTTCCTGGTTTCGTGAGGCTGAGATTTATCAGACCATCATGCTACGACATGAGAATATTTTGGGGTTTATCGCTGCTGATAACAAAG aTAATGGCTCATGGACACAGTTGTGGCTGGTGTCTGAGTATCATGAGCATGGGTCTCTCTTTGATTACCTGAACAGATACACAGTATCAGTGGAGGGGATGATAGTTCTGGCACTGTCCATTGCCAGTGGCATTGCGCACCTCCACATGGAGATTATTGGCACTCAAG GGAAGCCTGCCATTGCCCACAGAGATGTTAAGTCAAAGAACATCCTGGTTAAGAAGAATGGAACGGCGGTGATTGCTGATCTTGGTCTGGCTGTCAAACACGACTCCAACACCAACACTATCGACATCCCCATTAACCACAGAGTGGGCACCAAGAG ATATATGGCTCCCGAGATCCTGGATGATTCCATAAACATGAGCAGCTTTGAGTCATTTAAGCGTGCTGATATCTACTCACTTGGCCTGGTGTTCTGGGAACTTGCTCGCAGATGTTCCGTCCAAG GAATTTATGAAGATTTCCAGTTGCCTTATTATGACCAGGTACAATCAGACCCATCAGTGGATGATATGAGGAAGGTGGTGTGTGAACAAAAACTCCGACCCAACATTCCTAACCAGTGGCAGAGCTGTGAG GCGCTGAGGGTTATGGGTAAAATCATGCGGGAGTGCTGGTACGCCAATCCAGCTGCTCGACTGACAGCACTACGTGTCAAGAAAACTGTATCTCAGGTAACTGTGGTCAAAGACGTTAAAGAGTAA
- the LOC127171019 gene encoding activin receptor type-1C isoform X3, whose protein sequence is MSYLRCSEAALLLFMFVELTAALKCVCHLCVNHTCETEAEGACWNSVMLINGKEEAVKSCLSPSELKGQVFCYSSRNVSKRNCCFTDFCNNETLHLNPEPPPEGSGWSQLELAAVILVPSCLVCVGVILGMCAVQNLRCNHIKAHKQDPEEPLDDQTLVSPDKCLKELIYDMSTSGSGSGLPLLVQRTIARTIVLQESIGKGRFGEVWRGKWRGEDVAVKIFSSRDERSWFREAEIYQTIMLRHENILGFIAADNKGKPAIAHRDVKSKNILVKKNGTAVIADLGLAVKHDSNTNTIDIPINHRVGTKRYMAPEILDDSINMSSFESFKRADIYSLGLVFWELARRCSVQGIYEDFQLPYYDQVQSDPSVDDMRKVVCEQKLRPNIPNQWQSCEALRVMGKIMRECWYANPAARLTALRVKKTVSQVTVVKDVKE, encoded by the exons ccTTAAAGTGTGTGTGTCACTTATGTGTAAACCACACCTGCGAGACTGAGGCAGAAGGAGCATGTTGGAACTCAGTAATGCTCATAAATGGGAAGGAGGAGGCAGTGAAGTCTTGCCTGTCCCCATCAGAGCTCAAGGGTCAGGTGTTCTGCTACAGCTCCCGAAACGTCTCTAAACGCAACTGCTGCTTTACAGACTTCTGCAACAATGAGACGCTGCACCTGAATCCAG aGCCACCGCCTGAGGGATCTGGGTGGAGTCAGCTGGAACTAGCTGCCGTAATTCTTGTGCCATCGTGCCTGGTGTGTGTAGGTGTCATTCTGGGAATGTGTGCTGTACAAAATCTGCGATGCAACCACATCAAAGCCCACAAACAGGATCCAGAAGAACCCCTGGATGACCAGACTTTGGTGTCACCTGACAAATGCCTAAAAGAGCTTATCTATGACATGAGCACCTCTGGCTCGGGATCAG GATTGCCCCTACTGGTCCAGAGAACGATTGCTCGAACAATTGTCCTCCAGGAGAGTATTGGGAAGGGGCGCTTTGGGGAAGTGTGGAGGGGAAAATGGAGGGGGGAGGACGTCGCTGTGAAGATCTTCTCCTCACGAGATGAGCGTTCCTGGTTTCGTGAGGCTGAGATTTATCAGACCATCATGCTACGACATGAGAATATTTTGGGGTTTATCGCTGCTGATAACAAAG GGAAGCCTGCCATTGCCCACAGAGATGTTAAGTCAAAGAACATCCTGGTTAAGAAGAATGGAACGGCGGTGATTGCTGATCTTGGTCTGGCTGTCAAACACGACTCCAACACCAACACTATCGACATCCCCATTAACCACAGAGTGGGCACCAAGAG ATATATGGCTCCCGAGATCCTGGATGATTCCATAAACATGAGCAGCTTTGAGTCATTTAAGCGTGCTGATATCTACTCACTTGGCCTGGTGTTCTGGGAACTTGCTCGCAGATGTTCCGTCCAAG GAATTTATGAAGATTTCCAGTTGCCTTATTATGACCAGGTACAATCAGACCCATCAGTGGATGATATGAGGAAGGTGGTGTGTGAACAAAAACTCCGACCCAACATTCCTAACCAGTGGCAGAGCTGTGAG GCGCTGAGGGTTATGGGTAAAATCATGCGGGAGTGCTGGTACGCCAATCCAGCTGCTCGACTGACAGCACTACGTGTCAAGAAAACTGTATCTCAGGTAACTGTGGTCAAAGACGTTAAAGAGTAA
- the LOC127171019 gene encoding activin receptor type-1C isoform X2, producing the protein MLINGKEEAVKSCLSPSELKGQVFCYSSRNVSKRNCCFTDFCNNETLHLNPEPPPEGSGWSQLELAAVILVPSCLVCVGVILGMCAVQNLRCNHIKAHKQDPEEPLDDQTLVSPDKCLKELIYDMSTSGSGSGLPLLVQRTIARTIVLQESIGKGRFGEVWRGKWRGEDVAVKIFSSRDERSWFREAEIYQTIMLRHENILGFIAADNKDNGSWTQLWLVSEYHEHGSLFDYLNRYTVSVEGMIVLALSIASGIAHLHMEIIGTQGKPAIAHRDVKSKNILVKKNGTAVIADLGLAVKHDSNTNTIDIPINHRVGTKRYMAPEILDDSINMSSFESFKRADIYSLGLVFWELARRCSVQGIYEDFQLPYYDQVQSDPSVDDMRKVVCEQKLRPNIPNQWQSCEALRVMGKIMRECWYANPAARLTALRVKKTVSQVTVVKDVKE; encoded by the exons ATGCTCATAAATGGGAAGGAGGAGGCAGTGAAGTCTTGCCTGTCCCCATCAGAGCTCAAGGGTCAGGTGTTCTGCTACAGCTCCCGAAACGTCTCTAAACGCAACTGCTGCTTTACAGACTTCTGCAACAATGAGACGCTGCACCTGAATCCAG aGCCACCGCCTGAGGGATCTGGGTGGAGTCAGCTGGAACTAGCTGCCGTAATTCTTGTGCCATCGTGCCTGGTGTGTGTAGGTGTCATTCTGGGAATGTGTGCTGTACAAAATCTGCGATGCAACCACATCAAAGCCCACAAACAGGATCCAGAAGAACCCCTGGATGACCAGACTTTGGTGTCACCTGACAAATGCCTAAAAGAGCTTATCTATGACATGAGCACCTCTGGCTCGGGATCAG GATTGCCCCTACTGGTCCAGAGAACGATTGCTCGAACAATTGTCCTCCAGGAGAGTATTGGGAAGGGGCGCTTTGGGGAAGTGTGGAGGGGAAAATGGAGGGGGGAGGACGTCGCTGTGAAGATCTTCTCCTCACGAGATGAGCGTTCCTGGTTTCGTGAGGCTGAGATTTATCAGACCATCATGCTACGACATGAGAATATTTTGGGGTTTATCGCTGCTGATAACAAAG aTAATGGCTCATGGACACAGTTGTGGCTGGTGTCTGAGTATCATGAGCATGGGTCTCTCTTTGATTACCTGAACAGATACACAGTATCAGTGGAGGGGATGATAGTTCTGGCACTGTCCATTGCCAGTGGCATTGCGCACCTCCACATGGAGATTATTGGCACTCAAG GGAAGCCTGCCATTGCCCACAGAGATGTTAAGTCAAAGAACATCCTGGTTAAGAAGAATGGAACGGCGGTGATTGCTGATCTTGGTCTGGCTGTCAAACACGACTCCAACACCAACACTATCGACATCCCCATTAACCACAGAGTGGGCACCAAGAG ATATATGGCTCCCGAGATCCTGGATGATTCCATAAACATGAGCAGCTTTGAGTCATTTAAGCGTGCTGATATCTACTCACTTGGCCTGGTGTTCTGGGAACTTGCTCGCAGATGTTCCGTCCAAG GAATTTATGAAGATTTCCAGTTGCCTTATTATGACCAGGTACAATCAGACCCATCAGTGGATGATATGAGGAAGGTGGTGTGTGAACAAAAACTCCGACCCAACATTCCTAACCAGTGGCAGAGCTGTGAG GCGCTGAGGGTTATGGGTAAAATCATGCGGGAGTGCTGGTACGCCAATCCAGCTGCTCGACTGACAGCACTACGTGTCAAGAAAACTGTATCTCAGGTAACTGTGGTCAAAGACGTTAAAGAGTAA